GCGTCTTGACATTATAATTTCATTTAAGTTCATAATATTTTCTCCGTCAGATTACTGATACAATCAATATAACAATTATAATAACAGGCAAAACATAGCGTAGATACGGCTTTAAAAATTTAGGGAGCTTTATACCTTTGCCTTCATTAACCTCGGCAAAGTAATTATCCCAACCCCATCCGTAGCGTACAGTACAGAATAGCACATAGAAAAGACTTCCCAAGGGCAATAAAATATTTGAAACGGTAAAATCTTCAAGGTCCATAATTCCTTTACCTGCAATTTGAATATCTGACAAAACATTAAAGCCGAGTATACAGGGAAGAGAGAGAAGACAAACCAACAAAATATTTATAAGAGCAATTTTTCTTCTGCTCATATTGGTAAGCTCTAACCAGAAGGAAATAATGTTTTCAAAAACAGCTATAACAGTTGAAAGAGCCGCAAAGGTCATAAAGACAAAGAATAAAGAACCGATAAATCTTCCGCCTGCCATAGAATTGAAAATGCTTGAAAGTGTGGTAAAGAGAAAGCTTGCGCTTACTGTTGATGCATCGGCAGTTACTCCGTTGTTATAAGTAAAGCAAGCAGGGAATATTATAAGTCCTGAAATAAGAGCAACAGATGTATCAAGAGACATAATAGTAATAGCTTCACCGGGCAAGCTTCTGTCCTTATTTATATAGCTTCCGAAAATTGCGATTGAACCTATACCTATACTTAAAGTGAAAAATGACTGTCCCATAGCGGCAGAAACAACAGTCCAAAGACCGTGCTCTTTAATTCCGTCAAGACTTGGAATAAGATAGAATTTCAAGCCTTCCGCGGCTTTTGGAAGAGTGCAGGCATATACTGCAAGACCTATCATAAGCAAAAAGAGAGCAATCATCATAATTTTGGTGATTTTTTCAACACCCTTTTGTAAACCTAAGGAGCAAACACCAAAGCAAAGGATAATAATAGCAAAAGTAGCACCTATCAATAACAAAGGATTGTCAACTACATTATCAAATACAGTCTTTAACTGCTCAGAGGTTGAAAATTCAAGAATTGAGCCGTTTAAATATTTGAAAAAGTAAATAACCATCCACGATGAAATTGTAGTATAAAACATCATAAGAAGATAGTTTCCGGCAATACCTGAATATTTCAGCCAATGCCACTTTTGGCCCTTTTTTTCTAATACATCAAAGGAGGAGGCAATACTTCTTTGACTTGCTCTGCCAACGGCAAGCTCCATTGTCATAATGGGAAGTCCCAAAAGCAATAAAAATATAATATAAATAAGAACAAACAAGCCTCCGCCGTATGCTCCCGTCATAATCGGAAAACGGTATACATTTCCAAGACCGATAGCACAGCCTGCGGAAATAAGTATAAATCCAAGGCGTGATGAAAATTTTTCTCTTTCTTTCATAAAATCACCTATTTTTTTATTGATTTTAATATAATATCATAAATAACGAATAAATTCAAATATTTTTATAGTTTAATTTTGATGCTTTCTTGATTTTTAAAAAATAAATTGATACAATAAAAGACGGTTTTACACTATCAAAAAAGGAAGCTTGTTATGAAAGAAAATTCAGCAGTTAAAAAAGCTGTGCTTATTGGCAGTATGTGTGCGATTTCTTATTTGTCAGTATATTTGGCACGTAATGTTTTAGGTGCGGTTGCACCTCAAATGGAAGAGCTTAAAGTAATTGATAAGACTTTGTCAGGCAATCTTTCGTCGCTGTTCTTTGTTGCCTATGCTATAGGACAGTTGATAAATGGATTGCTTGGAGATAAAATCAAAGCTAAATATATGATTAGCTTTGGATTGCTTTTCTCAGGTGTATGCAATATAGTTTTTGCCCTGTTTGCCCATTTACCGTTTATGGCGTATGCGGCATATGGTATGACCGGCTTTTTTCTTTCTATGATATATGGCCCTATGACTAAAACAGTTGCTGAAAATGTAGACCCGAAGTATGCACCGCGTTGTAGCTTGGGATATAATTTTGCCAGCTTTTTCGGGTCGCCTTTGGCAGGAGTTTTAGCATTTTTATTTGTATGGCAGACTACCTTTTATGTTAGCAGTATTGTGCTGATTGTAATGGGAATTTGTTGCTTTTTGGGCTTTTTGTTTTTTGAAAAACAGGGTATGCTACAGTACCACAAATTTGATAAGCCTAAAAACGAAGGTAGTTTTAAACAATCTGTTGAAGTATTGTTGAAACATAAAATTATAAAATTTACCGTAATCTCTATTGTTACCGGTGTAATCCGTATTACAGTTATTTATTGGCTGACTACATATATTTCTGATTATTTGGGCTTTTCAGCAGATACTGCCGCTATAATTTATACAGTGGCAACTCTTGTTATTTCTGTTGCCGCATTTGTGTCAGTTTTTGTATATGAGAGATTGGGATGCAATATGAACGCTACATTATTGATTGCTTTTAGTGTTGCTGCCGTTTCATTTTTACTTGTATATTTCCTTGCTCAACCGGTACTGAATATTATTTTTATGGTTTTAGGTGTTTTTGCTTCTAACTGTGCTTCTTCTATGCTTTGGAGCTGTTATTGTCCAAGCCTGAGAGATACAGGTATGGTGTCAGGAGCTACGGGCTTTTTGGATTTTGTTAACTATATTACCGCTGCTGTGGCATCGTCTTTGTTTGCTGCAGCTGTAACTACTATTGGATGGGGTCTTTTGATTTTAATCTGGTTTGCTTTAATGACAGTCGGAGTAATAATTTGTTTACCATACAAAAAAATACGGAAATAAGAACCTGACCCGCCTACGTATTAAAAATGCGGGCGAGTACCCCAGAACCTTGTTGTTTTCACAATAAGAACCTGACCCGCCTACGCATTAAAAATGCGGGCAGGAACCCCAGAACCTTGTTGTTTTCACAATGAAAAAAGTCGGTTAGAGTATAAAAAGCTCTAATCGACCGTTTCTTTTATTCAACATAAAGAGCAAAGCGACCAAGGGTATTGTTGCTTTCTCGATAATATATACTCATAAGATGTCGTTTGCTGCGGCAAAGGAAGGCCCGTCATTTCCCATTCCGCCAAGCGTTATAGGGTGTCCTATAACATTTTTTATCTTATTATCGCCTTTGATTGATTATAACATAAAAGAAAATTTTAAATTTTAGCGTTTACCACAGTAAACACTATTTATGCGAAGTTATAGATTTTTAATTTCTTCTTCTGACATTTCAATATATCTATTATCTACAAACATAGTTTCGGTTGAATCTTGTAGCTTTGATATAAGTTTTCTTGTATCAATATCAAATTGCAAGTGTTCATTTTCGCCATAGCTATTTCTTGCCACACAAATAAATTCTCCGGTGCCCCAATTTATATCAAAGCATGTGACAATTCATCGTTTATTATTTTGTAATGTCAATAAAGGGAACAGCGTCGGAACCGTTATAAGTAGGAAGCTTTCCGTCCCATTTCTCTATAGCTGAAAGCTGAGCTTCAATTTTACGAAGTTCAAGAAGTTCTTCTGTGATTTCTTGCTTCTGAAGCTTTAATGCCTCAGCTTCTGCCTGAGCCTGAACAATTTTTTGCTGAGCTTCAATCTGAATTCTTGCAAGGTCCTGCTCTGCCTTTAAAGCCTGTTGCTGAGCTACCTGCTTAGCCTCAATAGCTTTGTCAAATTCATCGGAGAACTCAAAATTTATAACGTTGAAATCGTGGATTATAATACCCTTTGAAGAGATTTTAGAGGTAAGTCCTTCTGTCATAAGGTTTGAAACCTCACTTCTCTTACTTATAAGCTCTTCAGCTGTAAATTGAGCAGTTACCATTTTAACAACCTCTTGAACAGCAGGGTCAATAATAACGGCACGGTAATTTACGCCGACATCTTTGTAAAGAGTAGTTGCCATAGCAGTATCAATAGAAAAGTTTACGGCAATTTTACTTGTAATATTTTGAAGGTCGCGGCTGGGTGCTGTAGAGTCAGCTTCTATTTTTTGAATACGGCAGTCAACGGGAACAATATCCTGAATAAAGGGAATTTTGAAATTCAAGCCCGCAGGAACATATCCGCCTGTTACAGCGCTGAACTGTGTTCTTATTCCTACAAAGCCCGCAGGGATAGTTTTAACGCTTGCAAGAGCAAGAATAATTAGAGCAAGAATAATGATAACTGTTACAATGATTTTTGCTATTTTTTTGGTTGATGGGGTTTTTACGGGAATAACGTTTTCCATTTTTAAAAAGTCCTTTCTATACGGTTAAAATATATAATACTATAAAATAATTATATTACATTGATATTAACATTTTTTAAAAACAATGTCAATAATAGGAAAGCTAAATAAAAAAAGTAAAAAATTGATTATTAGGTATTGACATTTTAAAAAATTTATAGTATTATATTAAGCGTGCCAAAAACATATTGACACGGGCCTTTAGCTCAGTTGGTTAGAGCAACCGGCTCATAACCGGTTGGTCCGGGGTTCGAGTCCCTGAAGGCCCACCAGAAAGAAACACCTTTTGTCTGCGGACAAAAGGTGCTTTTTTTAATCAATATATACTTTTTTTCAGCCAATTTCCTTTTTTGTAAACTATATATGAGAAGATAAAGCTTACGGTCCAACCGGCAGGCAGTCCCCACCAGATTGCCGAATATCCGAAAATAAAGGAAAAAATATAGGCAAAGGAAACACGGACAAGATGGTTCAAAAAGGTTATAAGCATAAAGTTTTTCATATCACCGCCGCCACGGATTGTTCCGTTGGTAACGTTTAGTAAGCCCATTATGAAATAAGAAATCGAAACAACTCTTAAATATTCAACGCCTATTTTAATTGAATCAACATTGGCAGAGCTGTCCATAAAAAGAGCAACAAGGCTTTCTCCGGATAAATAAACAATGCCTGCAATTAAAAGGCCGATGGAGCAAGCCATAATAAAAGAAGTGCGAAGTCCCTTAGGAATACGCTCTTGCTTTTTAGCTCCAATGTGCTGAGCTGCAAAGGTAGACATAGCATTTCCTACGTTTACCATAGGCATTATCGCAACGCCGTCAATTTTAGTTGCGGCAGTATAGCCTGCAACCACAACAGAGCCGTAGCTGTTTACAAGAGATTGAACTAAAATAAGGCCTATTGATACGGTGGATTGTTGAATGACGGAGGGGATAGCAAGCTTTGCTACACTGGAAAGAGTTTGTATGTCAAAATAGGAAAAATCTTTAAATTCCTTGAATTGTCTGAGCTTTGCTAATAAGAATAAGAAAGAAATTAAAGAACATAAAACTTGAGAAATAAGAGTGGCAATAGCTACACCTCTTACACCCATATTGAACTTGACAACAAAAAGAAGGTCTAAAAAAATATTTAGAATAGAAGCTATAATCAAGAAGAAAAGTGTTTTTTTAGACTCTCCCAAAGCGTTGAAAATAGAATTGACAATGTTATACATAAACAGAAAAACCATACCTAAAAAATAGATATTTAAATAGTCTTCCGCATCGTTCATAATATTTTCAGGTGTTTGCATAAGAACAAGAATAGGACGGCAAAGAATAAGTCCTAAAATAGTTAAAATAACACTTATTGCAAAAATTGAAATTAAGGAAGTGTATATTGTAGTTTTCATTCTGCCGAATTCTTTTGCGCCGAAAAGCTGAGAAATCAACACTCCTGAACCTATTCCCGTACCTGTTGCCACAGCAATAAATAAAAAGGTGAGGGAAGCTGTAGTTCCTACAGCCGCCAGAGCATTTGCACCGACAAAGTTTCCTACAATTATGGAATCAGCAAGACTGTAGGCTTGCTGAAAAATATTTCCTAAAATAAGTGGAATTGCAAATAGAAGCAAAGCTTTAGAAGGGCTTCCACTTGTCATAGATCTGCTCAATTTAAAAACCCTCTCAATAAAAACTTATATAATTATATCATACAAATATTTAAAAGACAATTTTAAAAGTATCTTAAAAATAATATCAAAAAGTATAAAAAGTCGTTAAAAGTAACATAGATAATATATATTTTATATCAAAAATAGTCATTATATTAATAAAAAAAGCTTGCCTTTTTAATTTGATTGTGTTATAATATTTCGGTAAAATCGCACATTGGCGGAATTTTTAAGAAGTGCCGCAGGCGTAAAATGCGCTAATTGTTTATATTTCTATATAAACGGGCCCTTAAGAGTAATGAAGCTGGTGGAGGTTAAAAACTATTTTTAGGAGGAAAAAACAATGTCAGTAATTTCTATGAAGCAATTGCTGGAAGCAGGTGTTCATTTCGGACATCAGACAAGAAGATGGAACCCTAAAATGTCAGAGTACATCTTCACAGAAAGAAACGGTATCTATATCATTGACCTTCAGAAGACCGTAAAGAAAATCGAGGAAGCTTATGCTTTCGTTCGTGATATTGCGGCTGAGGGTGGAGAAATCCTTTTTGTAGGTACTAAGAAACAAGCTCAGGACTCTATCAAAGAGGAAGCTGAGAGAATAGGTATGTACTATGTAAACGCTCGTTGGTTGGGCGGCATGCTTACAAACTTCAAAACTATCAGAAAGAGAATAGAACGTCTTGCTCAGTTACACAAGATGGAAGAGGACGGAACCTTTGATTTGCTTCCCAAGAAGGAAGTTGTTAAATTAAAGCTTGAAATCGAAAAGCTCGAGAAATATCTCGGCGGTATTAAAGAAATGAAGAAAATCCCCGCTGTAATGTTTATCGTTGATCCCCGCAAGGAGAGAAACGCAGTTGCAGAGGCAAGAAAGCTTAATATCCCGATCGTTGCTATCGTAGATACAAACTGTGATCCTGATGAGGTTGATTACGTTATCCCCGGAAACGACGACGCAATCAGAGCAGTTAAGCTTATCGCAGGCACAATTGCAAACGCTGTTATCGAAGGCAGACAGGGTGAAGACGCTCCTGAGGCTGATGAAGCTGAAGCTGCTCCCACAGAAGAAGCTGCTGAATAATTAAATTTAAAATTTAGGAGGAATAACAATGGCTTTTACAGCTGCTGATGTTAAAGCATTAAGAGAAAAGACCGGCTGCGGAATGATGGACTGTAAAAAGGCTCTTACCGCCACAGACGGAGATATGGATAAGGCTCTTGAATTTTTAAGAGAAAAAGGACTTGCTGCTGCTGCTAAAAAGGCATCAAGAATTGCTGCAGAAGGTCTTGTAGCTTGCTATATAGAAGGAAATGTAGGCGCTATCGTTGAGGTTAACGCAGAGACTGACTTCGTTGCAAAAAATGCAGAGTTCCAGGCTTTTGTTGACGGTGTTGCAGTAACTGTTGCTAAAGAAAATCCCGCTGATGTTGATGCTCTTAAAAACGTTAAGTTTAACGGTGCTGAGCTTACAGTCGGTGAAGTTCTTACAGAGAAAATTCTTACTATCGGTGAGAATATGAATATTCGTCGTTTCGCTCGTATAGAGGGTACAGTAGTATCTTATATCCACGGCGGCGGCAGAATCGGCGTTATTATGGATTTTGATACAGACGTTGCTGATAAGGCAGAGTTTGTTGATATGGCAAAGAGCCTTTGTATGCAGGTTGCTGCTTTGAACGCTCCTTATCTTGATAAAGAGGCTGTTCCTGCAGATGTTATCGAAAACGAGAAAAACATTCTTATCGCTCAGATTAAAAACGATGCGAAGAATGCGAATAAGCCCGATGCAATCATTGAGAAAATGGTTAGCGGAAGAATTGGTAAGTACTATGAGCAAAACTGCCTTATGCAGCAGGAATATGTTAAGGATTCTTCAATGAGCGTTGAAAAATTCGTTGCTAAAACAGCTGCTGATTTAGGCGGAAGCATCAAGGTTAAATCTTATATCCGCTTTGAAAAGGGCGAAGGTCTCCAGAAGAGAGAAGACGATTTTGCAGCAGAAGTTGCAAATATGGCGAAATAATTAAACCTACAACAAAAAACCTTCCGAAAAATTCGGAAGGTTTTTTTATAGTATCCTGTCCCACAACACACAAAAGAGGGGATGTAAAGTTACAACTTTATTTCAAAAGATATAGGATGAAACTCTTTTGCGAAAACATTTTTTCTGGGCTTAACAGTAACTTTTTTGCTGTTCAACTGTATTTCTCCAATGATATTTAAATGAATCGTTTCGTGTAAATCTGCACGAAGAATTTCGTTTCCAACTGTATCGGTTACGCAAAGCAGGGGAAGGTATTTTCCGTTGTCCAATAATCTTAAATAAATCGTTGCAATGCCCTTGGCAGATTTCTTTTCTTTAAAGTGCATTAACATTTCGGCGCCCTTTTTAGCTTCAACAAGAGCGGGGTCAATAACATCTTTTGCATTAAATAAATTGCATAGAACAAATCTAATTTTATCAATCACAAAAGCTGTGCAATCGGTGTTTTCCAAATTATTGTATTCATTTTGACTTACACCTATGTCGTAATACCTGTACCAAGGATGATATCGGTCTCCCGAATGATTTAACTCGATTGTGCCTTTGGATTTTAATGTTGTGAAATTAAAATATAAATGGTCATATTCACCCAACGAGAAACCATACTCTCTCAATTTCATAACAATACGATGCACAGAAAGATTGAGTGATTTATTTGAAAGTTCTAAAAGATTATCTGTTTCAGAACTTTTATACAATCTAATATCACTTATAACTTTCATTGTCTGCTCCTCAATCTTTCTTTTTGTTATATTATAGCAGAAACACTAAATAATTACAATACATACAAAAATCCGCCTGAATTTGCTTCAGACGGATAGTTTTGCTTTATAAATCTAATTACTTAGGTTATTTAATAGCAGCCTGAGTCGCCAAAGTTTGCAGGGGGAATTATGTACTGGGGCGAAATTGTCGCCCCTTTCTTGCGATTGCCCTCCACATTCATAAGAATGGGAGAGTCGCCGCCGAAGTCACCACGAAGATGCCACCTGAAGCAATCCTTTGAAACCTCGATTTTTTCTACAAAGGCTTCTATAACACTTTCAGGGATATCACCGTTGGTATTAAAGTTTGTGTATTGCTCCAGACTTAATTTTTCTGCCATGAACCTGAAAAATATGCAATTCATAGGTAGAATATGTCTCACCTATATGGATTTTTGCTTGTTTTTTCTTTGATTTTTGCAATTTTAAAAATTCAACTCCAAATCTCGCTTGAGGTTTGGGGTTGTTCGACAGACTACGGTGGCAAGTAACCCTTGCCGTCATTCTATTTAGTGACAGTTATGACCGCAACCGTGATCGCCGCAGGTGTGACCTTCGCCGTGATGGTCGTGATGGTTACATTTTACGTTGGGATTAAATCCAAGCGTACTGCCAAGCGACGCTTTGACTGCGGCATCGCAGGATCCGCTGACTCTGCCGAAAAGTTGAATACCTGCCTCGGCAAGTGCCATCTTTTGATATAAGCTGCAAAAATACGTTACATACAAGCAAATAAGATAGTCCGAAGACTATCTTATTTTTGTCCGTAATATGCATTTTTGCCGTGTTTTCTGTTATAGTGCTTATCTAAAATATAACTGTTTATAGGGGTTACATCTGGATTCAGGGCTTTAGTCTGAATTGCCATTAAAGCAACCTCTTCCATTACAACTGCATTGTGTACGGCGTTAAAGGCATCTTTACCCCAGGAAAAAGGACCGTGGTTGGCAACAACAACTCCAGGAATTGCATTTTCGTCAAGCTTTTTAAAGGTTTCTGTTATTACAAGACCTGTATTTTTCTCGTAATCCTTTTCAACCTCTTCTTCAGTTAATAAACGGGTGCAGGGAATTTCCCCGTAAAAATAATCTGCGTGAGTTGTTCCGTAGGCACAAATTCCGCAAAGTGCCTGTGCAAAGCTTGTGGCATATCTTGAATGTGTATGAACAATGCCGCCGATTTGAGAGAATGCTTTATAAAGCTCTAAGTGAGTAGGAGTATCACTTGACGGATTGAGCTTTCCCTCAACTTTGTTTCCGTCCAAATCTATGATTACCATATCATCAACTGTCATTTTATCATAGTCAACGCCTGACGGCTTTATTATGACAAGTCCTGTTTTTCTGTCTATTGCTGAAACATTACCCCAGGTGAATGTTACTAAGTTATGTTTTGGCAGAAGCATATTAGCTTCAAATACCTTTTGCTTTAATTCTTCTAACATTTCATTCCACTTCCTAACGCATCAACTAATGCTTTAAATAATTCGAATTTTTTCAAATATATACTGTGGCGCTGTAAATCAGGCTTTATAACCTTATCCATTTGTACCATTTTCTTTGCCGCTGTTTTGTAATCAGGATGTTCCCCCGCACAGACAGCTGCCGCAATAGCACAGCCTAAGGTGCCTAATTCTTTAACTGTCACAACCTCTAAAGGAATACCTATAACATCGGCAAACATCTGAAGCCAGACGTCAGATTTCGTAACTCCCCCTGCTATACGTATACTTTCAGGCTTTTCTCTCAATTTCAGCAGTCTTTCAATATGCACCATATGTGAAAAGGCAACGCCCTCAAAAACAGCTGTAAGCAAATGTTCTTTTTTGCTCGCAGTTTCAAGACCTAAAAAGGCGCCGTGGGGATAGTCGGCATTTGAGCCGTATAAAAAGGGAATAAATAAGGCTTTTGAGTCCTGGGGCTTTGTTTTTGAAACAAGCTCATCTATATATTTATAGACAGATGTGCCGTTAGCCTTACACTCTTCCTTTTCCTTTGTGAGCATTGTGTCAATTACCCACTCTAAATTTCCCGCTGATGTGGGACTGCTTTCTTCAATAAGATAATATTCGGGAATACAGAACAAAGAATTTAAGGTTGTTGAGTCGGGCTTGATAGGAGCTTTTGAGATATATTCGTTAATACTCCAGGTGCCTGTAATAACGCAAAGCTGTTCTTCACGGCTTACATCCATAGCAATAGCGCAGGCATCTATGTCAAACATACCGCCGCAAACAAGAGTGCCTTCCTTTAGTCCTGTTTTTTCTGCGACTTGTTTAGTTACAGTACCGCAAAAATCATAGGAGCTTTTAAGGGGAGGCAGACATTCATATAAATCTTCAAGACCCATAAGAGCTAAAAGCTCTTTGTCAAAGGCTTTTGTTTTTAAATTCATAAGACAGGTGCCTGAATAATCTGTCATTTCGGCAAAAGCCTTTTCTGTCAGCATAAAACGGATAAAATCCTTAGCTTCAAAAATCCATTTGATATTGCTAAGAACCTCGGGCTTATTTTCTTTAAGCCACGCTGAAATTGAAACAGGCTGACAGTCTAAAATATTTTGAAGAGTTTTTTCCTTTACCTTTTCAAAAACGCCGCTTTCCTTCCATTTTTTCACATAGGGTGCGCCTCTGTGGTCGGTGGAGGCTATGGCATTATAGGCGGGCTTGTTGTCCTTGCCCCAAAGATAAAGGCCTTTTCCGTGTCCTGTACAGCCGATGCCAATGATTAAAGAAGCATCAATTCCTGATTTTTCAATAGCTTTTGAGATAGCTTTACAGGTCGTTTCCCAAAGAACCATCATATCTCTTTCCTGAAAGCCTTCTTTTGTGGAAATTACAGGTGTATTTTCAGAGGCAACAGCAATTTCTTTTCCATCTGAGTCAAAAATTGCCGCCTTTGTCATTGTGCCGCCGTTGTCAATGCCCATAAAATATTTTTTCAATCAATTCACCGCCCTTTGATTTTTGTCCAAATAAGGACGTAAATAATCGTGGCTTTGACGAAGCACCTGCTCCCAGTTTTCCTTACCGTCATACCAAAATTCAGCAGTATACATTGTAACGCCCTGTGATTTTAAAACATCTGTTACCATTTTAAAATCCACTCTGCCCTCACCGAATTTCATATCACGGAAAACATTGGGTACAGTTTCCTTAAGGTGTGCCGCTACGATATGTCCCTTGCCGCTTCTTATATCCTTGGCTACGTGGTCTGTTGCATTGGTTACGTTTCCCATATCGGGATAAACCTTTAAATATGGAGAAGCTATACTGTCAACATAGTACATAGCCTTTTCAATAGTATTGAGAAAATCATTTTCCATAGTTTCAAGAGCAAGTATTACACCTCGGGACGCTGCCATTTCTGCACTTTTTTGCAAATTGCAGAAAAATCTTTCCCTTGTAGAAGGAGTAGAAACCTCGTTGTAGTATATATCGTAACCTGCAAGCTGAATAATGCGGATGCCTAAATCGTAGGAAAGCTCGATAGCCTTTTCCATTATTTCCATACTGCGTGCTTCAATTTCGGGAATACCGCTTCCCAAGGGGTATTTTCTGTGTCCGCTAAGGCACATAGTATTGATATAAAAGCCCACATCTCTTGTAAGCTGTAACAGCTCTTTTCTTTCCTGTGCTGTCCAGTTAAGACGGGCAAGACGTGTATCTGTTTCGTCTACGCTGATTTCCAATGCATCAAAGCCTGCCTTTTGTCCTGCTGTTAGCTTTTCTTTCCAGGACAATTCGTTGGGCATTGATTTTTCATAAAGACCAAGTGTACATCCTTTCAAAAATATCACTCCTAAAAATACTCGTTAATTCATTGTAGGTACATTTTCGTTGTTGGGGAAATGCTTGAGCAGTACCAAAGGCTCACAGCTGCTTTTGTTTGTAATTTCAACGCCCTTTGTTGCTGCATCATAGGAAACGAAGAACTCATCCTGACTTAATTGACCGAAACGAAGCATTGTAGCACACGCACATTCGTATTTTCCGATTGTGCCGAAGCCCTGTACTAAAATACAGCCGTAAGAGGTATTGTCCTTTATCACAACGGTTTTACCGGGTGCAACCGTAAGCTCTTTTGCCGCTATATACTCGTTTCCGTATGCTATCCACTTTTCAGTGTAGCTTTCGTTTTGTATAATTGTTATAGGAGGACGGAAATATGTCTTTTTGTAATGGGGGTCTACATTTTTATCCCAATCCAAAAGGTCAATAACATAGTCCAAATCTCTCATTTTGTCCTCAGGACAGTTTTCTGTCAAAAAACTGTAATCGTAAATTTCGCCGTCGCAGATATTCTCATATACAGAGTTTACATCGGAATTCCATTGAGGTTCGTAGGTGAGATAGGAGCCGGGTGCGTGAATTACTCCGGGAGGAGTATACCAGCCTGTACCAAGCTCAATGCGATATGCTCTTGAAAGCTCAGTTATACGGATATCACGGTTTTCGTAATCCTTAAGCCTTTCCTTTACATCTTCTTTTGTTACATCTGGGTCAAAACCGAAATAGGTGTGCGGGAATTTGCCGCTGTAATTATTATACTGAGGCGGATAATAATAAGCCTCAGGCTTACCTATTTTGCCTACACGGGCAGCAGCTTCAAAATCAAGGTGTAAATGGTGGAAAAGAGGGCCCTCATAGTCAAAAAATTTTGAATACATAGGCCATGTTCCGTATTTATCAAATAAAGGAGCGCCTATTAAATCGGCTTTTAAGGTATCAACAAATTCCTTAAGAGATATTTTGTGCTCT
The nucleotide sequence above comes from Oscillospiraceae bacterium. Encoded proteins:
- the araD gene encoding L-ribulose-5-phosphate 4-epimerase, with amino-acid sequence MLEELKQKVFEANMLLPKHNLVTFTWGNVSAIDRKTGLVIIKPSGVDYDKMTVDDMVIIDLDGNKVEGKLNPSSDTPTHLELYKAFSQIGGIVHTHSRYATSFAQALCGICAYGTTHADYFYGEIPCTRLLTEEEVEKDYEKNTGLVITETFKKLDENAIPGVVVANHGPFSWGKDAFNAVHNAVVMEEVALMAIQTKALNPDVTPINSYILDKHYNRKHGKNAYYGQK
- a CDS encoding carbohydrate kinase, with amino-acid sequence MKKYFMGIDNGGTMTKAAIFDSDGKEIAVASENTPVISTKEGFQERDMMVLWETTCKAISKAIEKSGIDASLIIGIGCTGHGKGLYLWGKDNKPAYNAIASTDHRGAPYVKKWKESGVFEKVKEKTLQNILDCQPVSISAWLKENKPEVLSNIKWIFEAKDFIRFMLTEKAFAEMTDYSGTCLMNLKTKAFDKELLALMGLEDLYECLPPLKSSYDFCGTVTKQVAEKTGLKEGTLVCGGMFDIDACAIAMDVSREEQLCVITGTWSINEYISKAPIKPDSTTLNSLFCIPEYYLIEESSPTSAGNLEWVIDTMLTKEKEECKANGTSVYKYIDELVSKTKPQDSKALFIPFLYGSNADYPHGAFLGLETASKKEHLLTAVFEGVAFSHMVHIERLLKLREKPESIRIAGGVTKSDVWLQMFADVIGIPLEVVTVKELGTLGCAIAAAVCAGEHPDYKTAAKKMVQMDKVIKPDLQRHSIYLKKFELFKALVDALGSGMKC
- a CDS encoding L-ribulose-5-phosphate 3-epimerase, yielding MKGCTLGLYEKSMPNELSWKEKLTAGQKAGFDALEISVDETDTRLARLNWTAQERKELLQLTRDVGFYINTMCLSGHRKYPLGSGIPEIEARSMEIMEKAIELSYDLGIRIIQLAGYDIYYNEVSTPSTRERFFCNLQKSAEMAASRGVILALETMENDFLNTIEKAMYYVDSIASPYLKVYPDMGNVTNATDHVAKDIRSGKGHIVAAHLKETVPNVFRDMKFGEGRVDFKMVTDVLKSQGVTMYTAEFWYDGKENWEQVLRQSHDYLRPYLDKNQRAVN